The following coding sequences are from one Salvia hispanica cultivar TCC Black 2014 chromosome 3, UniMelb_Shisp_WGS_1.0, whole genome shotgun sequence window:
- the LOC125210689 gene encoding F-box protein At1g61340-like — translation MQLVKKYGHDDYGLRLVRTTSFKRKRVALSNTICIDFDAPTPGRSALEDLPQEILIRIMCGVEHEDLESLLLASKTMRDAAVIAKQTHFAYNTPTKRVNKFEQDETPQAPKLHHSLCRRLSFKKLVGISVCLFASHQSQQQVVGHHS, via the exons ATGCAACTTGTGAAAAAATATGGGCATGATGATTATGGATTGAGGCTGGTGAGAACGACGTCGTTTAAGAGGAAAAGAGTAGCTTTATCAAATACTATTTGCATAGATTTTGATGCTCCAACGCCAGGGAGATCTGCGCTCGAGGATCTGCCTCAGGAAATTTTG ATAAGAATTATGTGCGGCGTGGAGCATGAAGATTTGGAAAGCTTGCTTTTAGCATCGAAAACAATGAGAGATGCG GCTGTAATCGCAAAGCAAACACATTTTGCTTACAACACACCCACAAAAAGGGTGAATAAGTTTGAACAAGATGAAACTCCCCAAGCTCCCAAGCTGCACCACTCATTGTGTCGGAGATTGAGCTTCAAGAAATTGGTTGGAATTTCAGTTTGTTTGTTTGCTTCTCATCAAAGTCAACAACAAGTAGTGGGGCACCATAGTTGA
- the LOC125214558 gene encoding protein TRANSPORT INHIBITOR RESPONSE 1-like — MDQDHKKLKESSFPCEVLEKVLSLIDSHKDRNSASLVCKDWYDAERWTRSNLFIGNCYSVSPEIVARRFPKIKSVRLKGKPRFSDFNLLPQNWGANVHAWLVMFAKVYPSLEELRLKRMTVSDESLDLLARSFPGFKALSLSSCDGFTDEGLKAIATHCRNLTELDIADSATEDIGGGWLSCFPESFTSLEILNFASLQCEVSFDALERLVSRCRALRVLQVNESINLEQLQRLLVQIPHLTRLGTGSFMQEITVRQYEDLQTAFSNCKNLQALSGLWDATSAYLPFVYGACASLTFLNLSEANLQSGELAKLLPHCTSLRRLWVIDTVGDKGLEAVGSSCPLLEELRVFPLDPYDLDNQQGVTEAGFLAVSRGCPNLKYVLYFCRKMTNDAVVTIVQNCPDFTHFRLCIMNPGEPDHLTNEPMDEAFGAVTKTCTKLRRLSVSGLLTDKAFEYIGKFAKNLETLSVAFAGSSDRGMQCVLEGCPKLRKLEIRDCLFGNAALLSGLDKYETMRSLWMSACNLTIKGCRLLAKEMPRLNVEVIQDEWSDETHANKVYVYRSVAGPRRDAPPFVLTL; from the exons ATGGATCAAGATCACAAGAAATTGAAAGAATCATCATTCCCATGTGAAGTTTTGGAGAAGGTATTATCACTCATAGATTCACACAAGGATAGGAACTCAGCCTCCCTTGTTTGCAAAGATTGGTATGATGCTGAGAGATGGACAAGATCCAATCTTTTTATAGGGAATTGCTATTCAGTGTCTCCCGAGATCGTGGCTCGAAGGTTTCCCAAAATCAAGAGTGTTAGGCTCAAAGGGAAGCCAAGATTCTCAGATTTTAACTTGCTGCCCCAAAATTGGGGTGCTAATGTTCATGCTTGGCTGGTTATGTTTGCTAAGGTTTATCCGTCACTCGAGGAGCTGAGGCTCAAGAGGATGACTGTCAGTGATGAGAGCTTGGATCTCTTGGCCAGGTCATTCCCGGGCTTCAAGGCTTTATCATTGTCAAGTTGCGATGGTTTCACAGACGAAGGTCTCAAAGCAATTGCAACTCACTGCAG GAACTTGACTGAGCTTGATATAGCGGATAGTGCAACAGAAGATATTGGCGGAGGTTGGCTAAGTTGCTTCCCTGAGAGCTTCACCTCATTGGAGATACTAAATTTTGCCAGCCTTCAGTGTGAGGTGAGTTTTGATGCCCTCGAGAGACTTGTCAGCCGGTGCAGAGCGTTAAGGGTTCTGCAGGTCAACGAAAGCATCAACTTGGAGCAGCTGCAACGGCTCCTTGTGCAAATTCCTCATTTAACAAGGCTTGGCACCGGCTCCTTCATGCAAGAAATTACAGTCCGTCAGTATGAGGATCTCCAAACTGCATTCAGCAATTGCAAGAATCTCCAAGCTCTTTCGGGTTTATGGGATGCTACTTCCGCATATCTCCCTTTTGTTTATGGAGCTTGTGCAAGTCTCACTTTCTTGAATTTGAGCGAAGCAAATCTCCAAAGTGGCGAACTAGCAAAGCTTCTCCCTCACTGCACTAGTCTACGTCGCCTTTGG GTGATTGACACCGTTGGAGACAAGGGTCTTGAGGCTGTTGGGTCGAGCTGTCCGTTGCTTGAAGAACTCAGAGTCTTCCCCCTTGATCCGTATGATCTAGATAATCAACAAGGGGTGACGGAGGCGGGCTTCTTGGCTGTTTCTCGTGGCTGCCCAAACCTCAAATACGTCCTCTACTTCTGCCGGAAGATGACCAATGACGCTGTCGTAACCATAGTGCAGAATTGCCCCGATTTCACCCATTTCCGCCTCTGCATAATGAATCCAGGCGAGCCGGATCACCTAACAAATGAGCCTATGGACGAGGCCTTTGGCGCTGTGACCAAAACATGCACCAAGCTCCGGAGACTATCGGTGTCCGGCCTTCTCACCGACAAGGCTTTCGAGTATATAGGAAAGTTCGCCAAGAATCTCGAGACTCTGTCCGTGGCCTTCGCCGGCAGCAGCGACAGGGGCATGCAGTGCGTCCTCGAAGGCTGCCCGAAGCTGAGGAAGCTCGAGATAAGGGATTGCCTGTTTGGAAACGCTGCGCTGCTCTCCGGGCTGGACAAATACGAGACGATGCGGTCGTTGTGGATGTCCGCTTGTAACCTGACCATCAAAGGGTGCAGGCTGCTTGCAAAGGAGATGCCGAGGCTCAATGTGGAGGTCATCCAGGATGAGTGGAGCGACGAGACGCACGCCAACAAAGTCTATGTGTATCGGTCCGTGGCTGGGCCGCGACGGGACGCACCCCCGTTCGTCCTCACTCTGTGA
- the LOC125209519 gene encoding vacuolar protein 8-like: protein MGEEENPSSSSPSPEKEQLKQAILQISSQISVSHSIKVFTAKWQSARNKLEELFSHLAAIENCELGGRNPSLSAAVAEILATLANCGDLARRCSEFTYTGKLLMQSDLDILSANLDSHIASLRGIGLVEQSHALVVSRLSLASASKDDVRFYLNDVFSRLKIGKKREALIAFNEVAREYERHIKVGVEIDGFVNLIVHSLDSHETEVQEAAAEAVSSIAGIPLGKAALVSAAAIAPLIRAVESGSELCNEFAARCLLKMTENSDNVWAVLAHGGVPALLKICTCAGDSGTQLVSLACGVLKNLAAVEEIKRFMVEDGAIAGLITLAGSRGGEDAQISALDLLHIIVRGDILNREAIIAHGGLQTLVGIMDPERPGSTKTREVAFRCITTICLSSVTSCLASGFADHILHFLRFGEAPVQELALKASFWLSGASDYAKKVMGEVGFMDVLVELLESKSFDIREIAGETLSDMLVLHKNRRRFVQNDENVVVLMRLLDPEQGNNKVLLSILASLSRSNSARKKMLSSGYLKNIEKLEEEGAKEIVRKLSSSRFRNVFNVLWHS from the coding sequence atggGCGAGGAAGAAAACCCCTCCTCCTCATCACCATCACCAGAAAAAGAGCAATTAAAGCAAGCAATTCTGCAAATTTCATCTCAAATCTCCGTTTCTCATTCAATCAAAGTCTTCACCGCGAAATGGCAATCGGCGAGGAACAAGCTCGAGGAGCTGTTCTCGCACCTCGCAGCCATCGAAAACTGCGAATTGGGCGGTAGAAACCCCTCGCTgtcggcggcggtggcggagaTTTTAGCCACGTTGGCAAACTGCGGCGATCTGGCGCGGCGGTGCTCGGAGTTTACATACACCGGGAAGCTCCTCATGCAGAGCGATCTCGACATTCTCTCCGCGAATCTCGACTCCCACATCGCCAGCCTCCGCGGCATTGGGCTTGTTGAGCAGAGCCACGCGCTAGTCGTTTCGAGGCTGAGTTTGGCCTCGGCCTCGAAAGACGATGTGCGTTTCTACCTCAACGACGTCTTTTCGAGGCTCAAAATcggaaagaagagagaagcCTTAATTGCCTTCAACGAGGTGGCTCGTGAATATGAGAGACACATTAAAGTTGGAGTCGAGATTGACGGCTTCGTCAATCTCATCGTCCATTCTCTCGATTCTCACGAGACGGAAGTGCAGGAGGCAGCCGCAGAGGCCGTCTCCTCCATCGCCGGAATTCCTCTCGGGAAAGCCGCGCTGGTATCCGCCGCCGCGATTGCGCCGCTGATCAGAGCGGTAGAGAGCGGCAGCGAGCTTTGCAATGAGTTCGCCGCGAGGTGTTTGCTAAAAATGACGGAGAATTCCGACAACGTTTGGGCGGTTTTGGCCCACGGCGGCGTGCCTGCCCTGTTAAAAATCTGCACCTGCGCCGGCGACAGTGGGACCCAGCTGGTTTCCTTGGCTTGCGGGGTTTTGAAAAACCTCGCCGCAGTGGAGGAGATCAAGAGATTCATGGTGGAAGACGGCGCCATCGCTGGCCTCATCACCCTCGCTGGAAGCAGGGGCGGCGAGGACGCGCAGATCAGCGCTCTAGATCTTCTGCACATAATTGTGCGTGGAGACATATTGAATAGAGAAGCAATCATTGCACACGGCGGGCTTCAGACGCTGGTGGGAATCATGGACCCAGAAAGGCCGGGGTCCACGAAAACCAGAGAGGTGGCGTTCCGATGCATCACGACGATATGCTTGTCGTCGGTGACGTCATGTCTAGCCTCGGGTTTCGCGGATCACATACTACATTTCCTCCGATTTGGAGAGGCTCCTGTCCAGGAACTGGCCCTGAAGGCCAGTTTCTGGCTCAGTGGAGCATCGGATTATGCAAAAAAGGTGATGGGCGAGGTAGGGTTCATGGATGTGCTCGTCGAATTACTCGAATCTAAGTCGTTCGACATAAGGGAGATTGCGGGGGAGACACTCTCGGACATGCTCGTGCTGCATAAGAATAGGAGGAGGTTCGTGCAAAATGATGAAAACGTCGTCGTTTTGATGCGATTGCTTGATCCCGAGCAGGGGAATAACAAGGTTTTGCTTTCGATTTTGGCGTCGTTGTCGAGGAGTAATAGTGCAAGGAAGAAGATGCTGAGCTCGGGATACCTTAAAAACATCGAGAAGCTAGAAGAGGAGGGTGCCAAGGAGATTGTCAGGAAATTGTCTTCCAGTAGATTTCGGAATGTTTTTAATGTTCTCTGGCATTCTTGA